The Streptomyces tendae DNA segment ATGATCCGGGTCAGTTGACTACTGCATCAATGGCCACACCAGCCAGTGCACCAGCGGGGAGCGACCTGTGGACCACGACGTGTACGACGGCGACGGGCGCGACGGTGCCGGCGCGTCCGGCGTGTACAACGGCATGGCGGCCACCCGGCTGGACGGTGTGGCCTGGCAGAAGAGCCGGCACAGCAACTCGCAGGGGTCCTGCGTGGAGTTCGCCCGGCTGCCCGGCGGGGACGTCGCGGTGCGCAACTCCCGCTTTCCCGAGGGGCCCGCGCTCGTCTACACGCGTGCGGAGATCGAGGCCATGCTGCTGGGCGTGAAGGACGGCGAGTTCGACCACCTGGTCGCGGGCTGACGCCGTCCGGGCGGCCGGAGTCCGGAGAAACCGGGTGCCGCCCGGCGATCTCGTCCGGAAGCCGGCCCGCACCCCGGTCGGCAACGC contains these protein-coding regions:
- a CDS encoding DUF397 domain-containing protein, whose protein sequence is MDHDVYDGDGRDGAGASGVYNGMAATRLDGVAWQKSRHSNSQGSCVEFARLPGGDVAVRNSRFPEGPALVYTRAEIEAMLLGVKDGEFDHLVAG